AAAAAATGCCGGTTTATCAACTTTGGTTTTAGTTATTAAACTTACTCCACTAACAGAAAGATAAATAGGTATGAATATACCATAGGATATTGTCTGTAAAACAATACTAGCCTTGAATGATAGCCTATCTCGATCGGTTTTTTCTTTCATAATCCAAAAACAAAAAGGCCATTCAATAAAGATTGTTAATACGTAAGAGAACAATAAGATAAATACAAGCATACAAAAAACATTGTTTATTGAAACGAAATTGTCAACTATTCCTTGCGAGAAAATTATCCCAATTACTCCAATAATCATTGAAAAGTAATTTGCTAATATCATTATTAAAATACTTCTCATTGTTTTCGTTCCAAAATAACGAACTAGGATTTTTCCTTCAATTACACCAATGAGAGTATTACCTAAAAGCAAATGACCGACACCTAACCATAACAAAGCTGTTCCTGCATTTGCACAGGCAAAAGAAGGATAAGCAAATAAAACAGCTAAGAAAAACAAACTAGCAAACCTTACTTTTAACTTATTCACATCTTTCTCCATTCTGCTAAACTATTTCTTACCAAGAAAAAAATGACGGTTCTAATATTTGTCTTTGGGCGGCCTTCCTTTGCTATCTCTCCTATTCTTCGTCTGATAATATTCCTGTAACTTATCGATAAAAGCTTGGCTGCCAATATACAGTTTTTTCGCGAGTACATCTGAATTAATTATACTGCCATCAATTACAAAATCAATAAATTGCTTTTGCCTTGAGGTAGCGGAATCAGATAATCCCAAATAAGCCGGGCTTAGGGTAATAAGCGAATCTGGTTTACCTTTCGCATAGCAATTATAACTAGAGAAACGATACTCTGCTGGATGGCTGACCACTCCCGCGCGCACAGGATTCAGTTCAATATATTTTCCGCACTGTAATAGATAAGAATCGACCTCAATAATGTTGCTTTTAAACCTATCTTGCCATAAATGGCCACAGTAATCATATAATTTACTATAATAATAAAAGTAAGTTAAATTTAGCTGTTTCATGAATCTTGACAATTTACTTTCCGGCTTAAGATTTAAGATTAAGTGAACATGATTATCCATCAAACAGTAATGTAAAATATCTATTTTATTTTCATTCTTTAATTCATTTAACAAAGAATAATACCTTAATTTATCATTATCACAATGAAATACATTATTCTTGTTATTCCCCCTACAAATAACATGTAAAGCTGAATTACAAGAGACTATTCGTTTAATCCTTGGCATAAAAAATCCCTCCTTCTACTATAATAGACGTAGAAAAAGGGCAAATCTAACAGATTTATTTTAGAAAAATAGAACCGTCCCCTTTATTTTGCTAATTTGATGCGTTCGTCAATCGGCGGGTGGTCGAAGAAAAAGAATTTAATTATTGGGTGAGGATTTCTGTCTGCGAGGTTTTGGGTTGCAAGCTTATCCATCGTAGAAATAAAAGCTTCTTTCATACCCGTGGTCTTTAGTGCAAGTTTATCTGCTTCTCTCTCAAGCACTCTGCTATAAAAACATGTTAAAGGCTGTGAAATTACTCCAAATAAAACGAAATAAATAAAAACTATTGGCAAAGCTGATATCTGAGACAAAGAATCAAACCCGAATAAATTCAAAACAAAATGATTTGTAATAAAAATAAGATAGAAAACCAGAAAAGTTGCCAACGAATTAACAATTATCAACTTCGTAAGATGTTTAAGCTTATAGTGAGCAAATTCGTGCGCTAAGATAACCTCTATTTCCTCCTGAGAATATTTATCCTTGAGCGTATCAGCCAATAAAACTCTTCTTGAGCGGCCTAAGCCTACAAAAGCAGCATTAGCCTTAAGCGATTTTGAGCTTAAATCAATTTCAAAACAATCCAGCAAACTAACTCCCATTTTCTTAGCCAAATTCATAATCCTCTCTCTTAAGCTCTCATCTGAGAGTTTCTTATACTTAAAGAATAAAGGGATTATAATCGTGGGAGTTAACTTTGCTAAAATTAAGCTAAAAAGTATCCAAAACAAAGAAATTACCAGCCACCAGTTCTGCTGGAAACGATTCAGGATAAAATAAAATGCCGATAACAAGACTAGGCCAATAATATACGAAAGAATAAACGACTTTAACTGATCAATAAACCAATTACTTAGTTTTTGATTTGAGAGGTTAAATTTGTGCTCTACGTAATACGAACCGTAGAAATTAAGCGGGAAACTAAAAAATAGATAAATAACTGATAAAAGGAATAAATAGGCAGGAATTACAAAATAGTTATTCGCAGACAGGCTTAAAACAAAAAGCGCCAGATTCTTAGAAAACCCTAAACCAACAAAAACAAACAAAAGCACCAGTAAATATATTGTATCAATAATTACTAGTGCATATTTTAAGGAAGAATACTCTTTTGCTTTACCAAGAGTATCTTCCTTAACCTGAGAATTCATTACTTTTTGGGCTTTTCTTTAACAATAGTTGGCTGGACGTTAATAAAAGTACGCAATTTACCATGGCTGGTCTTCTTTTTTGTGAAATAAACCTTACCTGGGCAAAGAGCGAAGATTGTTCCAAGCCCTTTTACGTTAACTCCGGGCTTATAAGTAGTAAGGCCCCTTGCGATAATCTGGCCAGTTTTTACCGTAGTTCCGGTTGAAGCTTTAATCCCTCTGTCTCTTTTTCTCGTTGAAAATCCACCTGCCATTTTGATGCCTCCTTAAATAATAGTTTAGTTGAAAGAATTGAAAATTTTTAGGAAAAGCTATAATACCACAAAATTACTAATCTAGCAAGACTTCTTCACCTTTGGTCGGGATATAAGCATTAAGCCCCTTTTGGGTAAGTGTATCAAATAAAGCCTGGGTCTGCTCAAGTTCCCCATGCACTAAGAATATGCGTTTTAGAGGAAGGCAATCAGAAACAAATTCCGCAAGGTCATTTTTATCTGCATGCCCGGAAAAGGCATTAATCACCGCTACTTCCGCGTTTAACTCACATTCAATGCCATAAATTCGCACAAAAGGCACTTTTTCCACAATTCTTCTACCTAACGTATCTTTTGCCATATATCCGACAACCAGAACCGTATTCCGGGAATCTTCAATATTATTTTTTAGATGGTGTAGGACCCTTCCGGATTCACACATCCCGCTTCCTGAGATAATAATCATCGGACGCTTATCTGTATTTAACATCTTTGATTCCTGCTGATCCTTGATAAAACGAAGGTTTAAGAATTCAAAAGGGTTATCCCCTTTGTTTATCGCATCGCATGTCTTTTTATCCATATAGTCAGCGTGGCACTGAAAAGCATCGGTTATATCAGTTGCTAACGGGCTATCCACATAAATAGGAACTATTGGAATCTCTTTTTCTTTCAAAAGCTCATTTAAGAAATAAATAACTTCTTGGGCGCGTTCAAGGGTAAAAGAAGGAATAATAACCTTGCCTTTTCGTTCGATAGTCCGGTTAATCACTTCTTTCAACTTTGACTTTGCTTCTTCTATCGGAGAATGCAGCCTTCCGCCGTAAGTAGACTCCAGGATCAAATAATCCAGCCCCTTTAATACGGTTGGGTCATTTAACATAGGAAGCCCTTTTCTGCCTAAATCAACCGCGTAACCAAGCCGGATTGTTTTCTGCTCTTCCTTTATTTCAAGCACAACAACAGAAGAACCCAGGATGTGCCCTGCATCAAATAAAGTAAAATAGATATCTTTGGTTAGCCCAAGCCTTTGTTTATAAGAAACCGGATGGATTCTTCTTGCTGCTTTACTTGCCTCTTTCATATTATAAAGCGGCTTTCTTAATGGCAGGTTCAACCTTCTGTTAATCTTATTAACATACCTTATATCTTCCTCTTGAATCTTACCCGAATCTTCCAGCATAAGCTTACACAAATCCTTAGTGGCACTTGTTGCAAATATTTTTGAACGAAGCCCTGCCTTAACCAAGCTTGGAAGATTTCCGCAATGATCAATATGCGCGTGGGAAATAATCAGAGCGTTAATTCTACGCACATTAAAATCAAAAGTAGTATTTATCTCATAAAACTGATCACGTTTTCCCTGAAAGAGCCCTATATCAAGCAACACCTGTGAATCTTCTGTTGAAACCAGATGGCATGAGCCTGTTACCGTCCGGACCCCCCCTAAGAATTTAAGATTAACTGCCATATTTTTCCTTAAAAAACCTTAGTTTATAAATCACAGCTAGAATTAATATAATATATGTTAAGCTAAATAGCAAGAAAATACGGTTGTTTAGAAAAAATTGCACAATTAGATTCGGGTCTTTAAAAATATTTACCCCTATATTAGCAATTATATATTGGATCCAAAACATCTTTAGCGGAGTGCCGAAAATAACTGCCGCTAAATACTTTCTAAAGCTCATCCCGGTAAGCCCGGATGCCATATCCATAAATCTATAAGGGATAACCGGAGCAGCACGAAAGATAAAAAGCCAAAAAAAGCTAATCCTGCCCAATTTGTAATCCAGATTCTTATATTTCTTAGACAAGGATTCTTTAACATATGCTCTTCCCAGAAACCTTGAAAGATAAAACAATATATAAGCATTAATTATTTCAGCAATACAAATATATAATGCACTTAAAAATGGGCCGAATAAAAAAGCTCCGGCTATCCAGAAAACATCTTTAGAGAAAAATAAGAAAAAGGTTACTATTACGTATGCTAAGACATATAAAAAAGCGCTGATTAAACCGGGGAAACTGCCTAATTTATCCTGTAAAGCGGGGATATGTATATTAAGCGAGGTGCCAAGCCACCAGAAAACAAATAATGACGCTATCAGAACAAAAAATCCAAACCCTTGCCTGTATTTGCCAAAACCCATAGAATAATTATATCTTAGATAATATTTTATGTCACGAAAAGATTACGGGAGGAGAATTTTCCATCGGTTGTAAGATTTACCCCCAGCCTCTTTAAACCAACTTCATCTCCAGGGGTGGGGATATG
The window above is part of the Candidatus Omnitrophota bacterium genome. Proteins encoded here:
- a CDS encoding transposase, whose amino-acid sequence is MPRIKRIVSCNSALHVICRGNNKNNVFHCDNDKLRYYSLLNELKNENKIDILHYCLMDNHVHLILNLKPESKLSRFMKQLNLTYFYYYSKLYDYCGHLWQDRFKSNIIEVDSYLLQCGKYIELNPVRAGVVSHPAEYRFSSYNCYAKGKPDSLITLSPAYLGLSDSATSRQKQFIDFVIDGSIINSDVLAKKLYIGSQAFIDKLQEYYQTKNRRDSKGRPPKDKY
- a CDS encoding VTT domain-containing protein — its product is MGFGKYRQGFGFFVLIASLFVFWWLGTSLNIHIPALQDKLGSFPGLISAFLYVLAYVIVTFFLFFSKDVFWIAGAFLFGPFLSALYICIAEIINAYILFYLSRFLGRAYVKESLSKKYKNLDYKLGRISFFWLFIFRAAPVIPYRFMDMASGLTGMSFRKYLAAVIFGTPLKMFWIQYIIANIGVNIFKDPNLIVQFFLNNRIFLLFSLTYIILILAVIYKLRFFKEKYGS
- a CDS encoding 50S ribosomal protein L27, whose protein sequence is MAGGFSTRKRDRGIKASTGTTVKTGQIIARGLTTYKPGVNVKGLGTIFALCPGKVYFTKKKTSHGKLRTFINVQPTIVKEKPKK
- a CDS encoding M48 family metallopeptidase, with product MNSQVKEDTLGKAKEYSSLKYALVIIDTIYLLVLLFVFVGLGFSKNLALFVLSLSANNYFVIPAYLFLLSVIYLFFSFPLNFYGSYYVEHKFNLSNQKLSNWFIDQLKSFILSYIIGLVLLSAFYFILNRFQQNWWLVISLFWILFSLILAKLTPTIIIPLFFKYKKLSDESLRERIMNLAKKMGVSLLDCFEIDLSSKSLKANAAFVGLGRSRRVLLADTLKDKYSQEEIEVILAHEFAHYKLKHLTKLIIVNSLATFLVFYLIFITNHFVLNLFGFDSLSQISALPIVFIYFVLFGVISQPLTCFYSRVLEREADKLALKTTGMKEAFISTMDKLATQNLADRNPHPIIKFFFFDHPPIDERIKLAK
- a CDS encoding MBL fold metallo-hydrolase; its protein translation is MAVNLKFLGGVRTVTGSCHLVSTEDSQVLLDIGLFQGKRDQFYEINTTFDFNVRRINALIISHAHIDHCGNLPSLVKAGLRSKIFATSATKDLCKLMLEDSGKIQEEDIRYVNKINRRLNLPLRKPLYNMKEASKAARRIHPVSYKQRLGLTKDIYFTLFDAGHILGSSVVVLEIKEEQKTIRLGYAVDLGRKGLPMLNDPTVLKGLDYLILESTYGGRLHSPIEEAKSKLKEVINRTIERKGKVIIPSFTLERAQEVIYFLNELLKEKEIPIVPIYVDSPLATDITDAFQCHADYMDKKTCDAINKGDNPFEFLNLRFIKDQQESKMLNTDKRPMIIISGSGMCESGRVLHHLKNNIEDSRNTVLVVGYMAKDTLGRRIVEKVPFVRIYGIECELNAEVAVINAFSGHADKNDLAEFVSDCLPLKRIFLVHGELEQTQALFDTLTQKGLNAYIPTKGEEVLLD